The proteins below come from a single Aegilops tauschii subsp. strangulata cultivar AL8/78 chromosome 6, Aet v6.0, whole genome shotgun sequence genomic window:
- the LOC120966877 gene encoding pentatricopeptide repeat-containing protein At1g02150-like gives MLRRAVAAEARRRISVAPARLAHELAQPQAQSADSDRRGFEPSWVPLYKRISKVSDGRPPGIVAAEMDECLRQRSRLSRQQILAYVRELTRFKKNEGALELLDWMEARGANLSPGHQAVRLDLVSKVHGIQAAEEYLWSLPDISKSVKTYSCLLNCYGQHGLAYKGLELYITMNDLDTAEKILEELQKVAPVHWSLYTLMANNYIKLELLARQKLP, from the exons ATGCTGCGCAGGGCGGTCGCCGCGGAGGCGCGGAGGCGCATCTCCGTTGCCCCGGCGAGACTCGCGCACGAGCTCGCGCAGCCTCAGGCCCAGTCGGCAGATTCCGATAGGCGCGGCTTTGAGCCGTCGTGGGTCCCGCTGTACAAGAGGATCTCGAAGGTGTCCGACGGCAGACCGCCGGGGATAGTGGCGGCGGAGATGGACGAATGTCTCCGGCAGAGGTCCCGGCTCTCGCGGCAACAGATCCTCGCGTACGTCCGCGAACTAACCAGGTTTAAGAAGAACGAGGGCGCGCTCGAG TTGCTGGACTGGATGGAAGCTCGTGGAGCAAACTTGAGTCCTGGCCATCAGGCAGTGCGGCTTGACCTCGTTTCAAAAGTACATGGGATACAGGCAGCTGAAGAATATCTCTGGAGCCTTCCAGATATATCTAAGTCAGTAAAAACTTATTCCTGTTTGCTTAACTGCTATGGTCAACACGGGTTGGCATACAAAGGTCTGGAGCTCTATATCACAATGAATGACCTGGACACTGCGGAGAAGATCCTGGAAGAATTGCAGAAGGTGGCTCCAGTTCACTGGTCCTTGTACACTCTAATGGCAAACAATTACATTAAACTAGAGCTGCTGGCAAGGCAGAAGTTGCCCTAA
- the LOC109734672 gene encoding pentatricopeptide repeat-containing protein At4g01990, mitochondrial translates to MLRRAVAAEARRRISLAPARLAHELAQPQAESVVPERRGLEPSWVPLYKRISKVSHGRPPGIVAAEMDEWLRQRLRLSQDQVLAYVRELSKFKKNQGALELLDWMEAHGAKLRLGHHALRLDLISKVCGIQAAEKYFWSLPDICNSVKTYSCLLNCYGKHGLAYKGLELYEKMKAKNIVPDKLVYNNLMILYQKAGQPEKILSTFEEMRGSGVSANKFTYFTLIESYITMNDLDAAEKVLEELQKVAPVHWSLYTRMANNYIKLKLFGKAEIALKKAEEVMDKADLRSWYALLSLHAHCGNSTEVKRIWKSLKSTFKKCLNRSYLVMLQGLSMIDDFESLQQIFQEWQSNHEHYDMRITNIMIKAYLDKNMIDEAEAIRQSTMAQGRCDERTVYIFAKFYLDKSDVNTALEILRDAKNMVTTHKWVPSKELVSRFLKHYEESKDVAGAESFLECLKKLECLDPDAYERS, encoded by the exons ATGCTGCGCAGGGCGGTCGCCGCGGAGGCGCGGCGGCGCATCTCCCTTGCCCCGGCGAGACTCGCGCACGAGCTCGCGCAGCCTCAGGCTGAGTCGGTAGTCCCCGAGCGGCGCGGTCTTGAGCCGTCATGGGTCCCGCTCTACAAGAGGATCTCGAAGGTGTCCCACGGCAGGCCGCCGGGGATAGTGGCGGCGGAGATGGACGAATGGCTCCGCCAGAGGCTCCGGCTCTCGCAGGACCAGGTCCTCGCGTACGTCCGCGAACTAAGCAAGTTCAAGAAGAACCAGGGCGCGCTCGAG TTGCTGGACTGGATGGAAGCTCATGGAGCAAAGTTGAGGCTTGGGCATCACGCACTGCGGCTTGACCTCATTTCAAAAGTGTGTGGGATACAGGCAGCTGAAAAATATTTCTGGAGCCTTCCAGATATATGCAACTCTGTGAAAACTTATTCCTGTTTGCTTAACTGCTATGGTAAACACGGGTTGGCATACAAAGGTCTGGAGCTCTATGAGAAGATGAAGGCCAAAAACATTGTTCCAGATAAACTGGTGTACAACAACTTGATGATTTTGTACCAAAAGGCAGGCCAGCCAGAGAAAATTCTCTCCACATTTGAAGAAATGCGAGGAAGTGGTGTAAGTGCTAATAAGTTTACATACTTCACCTTGATAGAAAGCTATATCACAATGAATGACCTGGACGCTGCGGAGAAGGTCCTGGAAGAATTGCAGAAGGTGGCTCCAGTTCACTGGTCCTTGTACACTCGGATGGCAAACAATTACATTAAACTAAAGTTGTTTGGCAAGGCAGAAATTGCCCTAAAGAAAGCTGAGGAAGTTATGGACAAGGCTGACTTGCGCTCCTGGTATGCCCTCCTCTCCTTACATGCCCATTGTGGCAATTCAACCGAGGTGAAGAGGATCTGGAAGTCTTTGAAGTCCACATTCAAGAAATGCTTGAACAGAAGCTACCTTGTGATGCTTCAAGGTCTGAGTATGATTGATGACTTTGAGTCTTTGCAGCAAATCTTCCAGGAGTGGCAATCGAATCATGAACATTATGACATGAGGATAACAAATATTATGATCAAAGCTTACCTTGATAAGAATATGATAGACGAAGCTGAGGCTATCCGTCAGAGTACAATGGCTCAGGGCCGTTGCGACGAGCGGACGGTTTACATATTTGCAAAGTTCTATCTGGATAAATCTGATGTTAACACGGCACTGGAGATCTTGAGAGATGCAAAGAACATGGTGACGACACACAAATGGGTGCCATCGAAAGAGCTTGTGAGCAGATTTCTGAAGCACTATGAAGAGTCAAAGGATGTTGCTGGTGCGGAGTCTTTCCTCGAGTGCCTGAAGAAGCTTGAATGCCTTGATCCAGACGCTTATGAGAGATCCTGA